One window from the genome of Yarrowia lipolytica chromosome 1B, complete sequence encodes:
- a CDS encoding uncharacterized protein (Compare to YALI0B02090g, similar to uniprot|Q06593 Saccharomyces cerevisiae YPR194c OPT2), with product MKLNVIDAAKHAKDLWMKQDPRDEEDESDVQAEVVEIEEQLIEWMANKLGIPPSDKDGGYPLEVHFMAEKLAEMPIDKALELVKTNYAYHDHDNNFRHEYRMEVKSVLEAFGEGEDPEKEDPDNLILLRYWAVIFHWWSPYPEVRSVTDPYDETDTTVETWRVWVLGTIWVAISAFVNQFFSVRLPAISLDASVCQLLLYPCGRFLQYVLPDWGFSFRGRRYTLNPGVWSQKEQLLATIMVSCAAGTPYITSNIITQALPSFYNQDWAANYGYQFVFMLVTQMMGFGMAGLLKRVAVYPVKAMWPSLLPTLAVNKALLAPNRKESINGWKISRYTFFMIMFVVSFLYFWVPNYLMNFLQTFNWMTWIAPNNADLAIVTGSIGGLGFNPIPTFDWNQATANLAPITLPLYTSITGFCGSLFGGLVILALYYSNNSWTGYIPINSNRLFDNKGKAFNVTRILTNYRFDREKYLAYSTPYYSAGNLVLYSAFFAVYTFSFVYTTLMDWRAMRDAIVDTAKAIRYIHRSNYHGRVDPYSRYMKKHKEVPDWWFYLTMLIMFVLAIVLVEVWPVDTPVWSIVFVMGLVAVFIVPFTVFVSYTATSLSLNVLAELIIGYALPGRFMALNLIKALSVQIAQQAENYTSDQKLTHYAHLPPRSIFWLQIWATLVNGVVCLGVIQFQLGLENLCDADNKLKFTCPSETTFFTASVAWGVIGPKKMFNKYPVMKWMFLFGAGAGLFFYVVQVTLPKFLAKWWPKHAEKIDYYRRKCLYFNPLIFVVGIIDGWAPYNLTYKVGGLYLAILFNGYIKGRYLAWWRKYAYVMEAAIVTGIALSGIIIFFSVQYNPKDLDWWGNNVIGDGVDGSGIPPNKKIPEDPGFFGPDSSQW from the coding sequence ATGAAACTCAACGTTATCGACGCTGCAAAACATGCCAAAGATCTGTGGATGAAACAGGATCCTCgagatgaggaggacgagtcTGATGTTCAGGCCGAGGTTGTGGAGATCGAAGAACAACTCATTGAATGGATGGCCAACAAACTCGGTATTCCTCCGTCCGACAAAGATGGCGGATATCCCCTAGAGGTTCATTTCATGGCCGAGAAACTGGCTGAAATGCCCATTgacaaggctctggaacTCGTCAAGACCAACTACGCCTACCACGATCATGACAACAACTTTCGACATGAGTACCGTATGGAGGTCAAGAGCGTGCTGGAGGCCTTTGGAGAGGGTGAGGATCCTGAGAAAGAAGACCCCGACAACCTCATTCTGCTGCGCTACTGGGCAGTCATCTTCCACTGGTGGAGTCCCTATCCTGAAGTTCGTTCCGTCACTGATCCCTACGACGAAACAGACACTACAGTTGAGACATGGAGAGTGTGGGTTCTGGGAACCATCTGGGTTGCAATTTCTGCCTTTGTCAACCAGTTCTTTTCCGTCCGTCTGCCCGCCATCAGCCTCGACGCCTCGGTCTGCCAACTGCTCCTCTACCCCTGTGGACGATTCCTGCAGTATGTGCTACCTGACTGGGGCTTTAGTTTCAGAGGAAGACGATACACTCTGAATCCGGGAGTCTGGAGCCAGAAAGAACAACTCCTGGCAACTATCATGGTCTCGTGTGCGGCTGGAACGCCTTATATCACCTCCAACATTATCACCCAGGCTCTACCGTCCTTCTACAACCAAGACTGGGCCGCCAACTACGGCTACCAGTTTGTTTTCATGCTGGTGACGCAAATGATGGGCTTTGGAATGGCCGGTCTGTTGAAACGAGTGGCTGTGTACCCCGTCAAAGCCATGTGGCCCTCCTTGCTGCCTACCCTGGCGGTGAACAAAGCTCTGCTGGCTCCAAACAGAAAAGAGAGCATCAACGGCTGGAAGATCTCCCGATACACCTTCTTCATGATCATGTTTGTGGTATCCTTCCTCTACTTCTGGGTGCCCAACTACCTCATGAACTTTTTGCAGACCTTCAACTGGATGACCTGGATCGCTCCAAACAACGCGGACCTAGCTATCGTCACGGGCTCCATCGGCGGACTCGGATTCAACCCCATTCCAACCTTTGACTGGAACCAGGCCACCGCCAATCTCGCTCCCATCACCCTACCTCTGTACACCTCCATCACGGGCTTCTGCGGCTCCCTCTTTGGAGGCCTCGTCATCCTGGCTCTCTACTATTCTAACAACTCATGGACGGGCTACATCcccatcaactccaaccgGCTTTTTGAcaacaagggcaaggcGTTCAACGTGACCCGAATTCTGACAAATTATAGATTTGACAGAGAAAAGTACCTCGCCTACTCCACGCCGTATTACTCGGCAGGAAACCTCGTTCTCTACTCGGCCTTCTTCGCAGTCTACACCTTTTCGTTCGTGTACACGACGCTCATGGACTGGAGAGCCATGAGAGACGCCATTGTGGATACCGCCAAGGCAATCAGGTACATCCACCGAAGTAACTACCACGGAAGAGTCGACCCTTACTCTCGGTACATGAAGAAACATAAGGAGGTCCCCGACTGGTGGTTCTACCTCACCATGCTCATCATGTTTGTTCTGGCCATTGTTCTGGTGGAAGTGTGGCCCGTAGATACACCAGTGTGGAGTATTGTGTTTGTCATGGGCTTGGTGGCTGTTTTCATTGTGCCCTTcactgtgtttgtgtcgtaCACAGCCACCTCTCTGTCCCTCAACGTTCTGGCCGAACTCATCATTGGCTACGCCCTTCCGGGTCGGTTCATGGCGTTGAATCTCATCAAAGCCCTGTCCGTGCAAATCGCCCAGCAAGCTGAGAACTACACGTCTGATCAGAAACTGACCCATTATGCCCATCTGCCTCCCCGATCCATCTTCTGGTTGCAAATCTGGGCCACTCTGGTCAATGGAGTGGTGTGTCTGGGTGTGATTCAGTTCCAGCTAGGTCTGGAGAACCTCTGTGACGCAGacaacaagctcaagtTCACATGTCCGTCGGAAACCACCTTCTTCACCGCCTCGGTCGCATGGGGAGTCATTGGCCCCAAGAAGATGTTCAACAAGTATCCCGTCATGAAATGGATGTTCTTgtttggagctggagccgGACTCTTCTTCTATGTTGTCCAAGTCACGCTTCCAAAGTTCTTGGCCAAATGGTGGCCCAAACACGCCGAGAAGATCGACTACTACCGACGAAAGTGTCTGTACTTCAACCCGCTCATTTTTGTGGTCGGTATCATTGACGGTTGGGCCCCGTACAACCTGACCTATAAGGTCGGAGGACTGTATCTTGCCATCCTGTTCAACGGATACATCAAGGGCCGATATCTTGCGTGGTGGCGAAAGTACGCCTACGTCATGGAGGCGGCTATTGTCACAGGAATTGCCCTGTCTGGTATCATCATCTTTTTTTCGGTGCAGTACAACCCGAAAGATCTGGATTGGTGGGGCAACAATGTgattggagatggagtagATGGATCGGGAATTCCGCCGAACAAGAAGATCCCCGAGGACCCGGGATTCTTTGGACCGGACTCGTCTCAATGGTAG